In Syngnathus scovelli strain Florida chromosome 10, RoL_Ssco_1.2, whole genome shotgun sequence, the following are encoded in one genomic region:
- the tprb gene encoding translocated promoter region b, nuclear basket protein isoform X3 gives MAALMLQDLDGSELSKLSKGTLNKLEKILSDQCYEIDTLKAQREQFRVDSEQHSFDKVKQLSQCQEDFLRQTQEHRNLKEELEKIENELKSAREKNLQYENAQEKSFSEQTTLSKAKEELETQKLELVRTLERRSLEVEHLNGELRQLNDKLVEVNATKMSQQLRLDELDAAEVNIKYREKRLEQEKELLAEQTSWLNAELKSKSEELLSLSRQKGKEILELKCTLENKTDELNRVQEQVASLKALNENHQKQNEDLIHKLKEAKEQRTTIEEKFRNELNANIKLSNLYKGAAADSEAKGEELGRAVNELHTLLQEAGEANKALEENLQEANAASEKTVAELKEKIQVLEKELDNANELLSNSKLRGPLGTSVLTEAQITVSPTAAAVAKIKPGMKLTELYTAYVESQEQLQMERLENKRVNKYLDDIVQEVEAKAPILKRQRDEHERMQKSVASLSAKLEQAVKEVHRLQNEADEANKRSSVMERDNKRFELQLADMAQQVRVLLIELEEARGNPVLIEEELSSADVSSTSEVISQHLVTFRSVEELQKQNQRLLVALRDLSEAQEKEELEASGSRRGEVEQSLETTLAEVESLREQRSQHVKMTESIMRQRDLYRVLLAQATGVTFPQHGTSPEELILTSTPRRSPAATPTTGTPAALVSMATDTADALEAKAALRQLQEVFSSNKKERLESEKALTEQNDKLLEQLSDLRSQNAKTATQLEFASKRYEMLQDNVEGYRKEIASLREKEQKMASATQKHEQTINTLNEDLRAAQEKLGMAEGLSEGLRKERDMLKLVESRLNQEKDMILSQQQSQNLLLTNLQAIQATLERSDADTRQRLSSQLEKQEREISQLQKRLEHEVEQRYLLSRNQEIQVMEAKRQLETQVALHQKTKEMLNAAEMELRSLRVEQGGSEQRHILGSPSTPKTRVSNQEREDLQGRLLQAETRVEQLAESLKAATSSMEQYRAMAMSLEESLEKEKQVTEQACASIETRVKEAEEQHRVLEEKLLEAEKEKQNIEEQNRKAMTSLNEQMDGLKRDLISAQAEHHMALERLSTAESQQLQALQDSQVQAKLAAEAQDKYEQEMMLHAADVKAMQDAKAQALQAVELRHQLEESSQRISAELMESKISWAEQEKMLKEEMSKIESRSEELQRQNTLLHEQIEAMSSKMAENLQRASSESPLNISLTEEGKSQEQVLEILRFVRREKEIAESRFEFAQGETLRYRLRVEHLEHELKEVQDSLSAARERMQVTAKTLAQHDELMKKTETMSILIETNKMLREEKDKLEKELQQTQDKVQKLESDVLPLKQANNELSEKSGMLQMEKKILDEEIKRWKARTQHLVSQQKDSDPDEYKRLHTEKEAHLKRIQQLTEENSRIKAEVIRSNNLTTSQQSQIQNLLDNLSKITDERNLLKEEVVAKSLDIQEKVKMITQVKKLGRRYKIQYDELKVEHDKITAEAAGSNKEEEARQASVQELQVLKDSLSQAETKIKDLEGQLENINKVVAEREMEVHNAQEQSSRLQTELGRLRQELQDKEETLKQQMADKVEKTRKAMLFAKQRINQLLSAKDELQKENEELKQRFEEQKQQSDELEVRVSAIKSQYEGRFNRQERELRELRGQQERQDQKDESSEAGPSKPQEQQRSTEQRQISLKSTPAADRGSASASDPPTANIKPTPVVATASKQAVNPGNKPTPRASIRPMITPATVPTPTPTATVMPTTQVETQEAMQTTEGPPVEHVTVYGSASGSVRSASPNIQTTLASPMLNVQQTQTQATAFVQPTQQQSVTHPEPVSQEPPPVIIEATQSSQVEWPSTSSTSAVFGTVSATPGSSSSSSLSKRPREEDESSSTVVTDTEAPQEDTSRAPVPKKLRIIQRVGPEEEMMADDSAEAEGVVPTDSQEGAEASQTEELAALDEDDESAASQSTTMHQEVALAQSETPEQQLEVIVIVTDTESEENPEEGDEEEDEQDYEEGDEEEDDEEEVEEEEEEEDGGIGEDGEESNEESGEGNEAYEGDDAEGVDVTDPGTETEESLGASDSTQRPADSQTASFEATTMEAFSTEQPITSSGIRMPQSPRRPTHPLPPTQMSQRIPARRQSAGRVPQLSGIPSSAHLIDEDDRMVPSAPTLVVPHRSDSFDQAVHSSPQMTARTFRFGQSDEVPQTSSDLGQLAAQGGLGMFDSPMFLTSHEEESDSYSVPTTQLQVTAPVFSDAVPSDAAEQASQSVPMVSTSTPGILAPGTASTSEERDDVFLESDPDNSRPSAESSVDAVVSQDDLVEPSQPSDTASLPSTSQEPSSSSADTSSAPTRAAPSRQLQRWPGSRGGRAKRGGQAFPSRGVHGRRIAR, from the exons TACAGAGAGAAGCGTCTGGAACAAGAAAAAGAGCTGCTGGCTGAACAAACATCTTGGCTGAATGCAGAGTTGAAGTCCAAGAGTGAAGAACTTTTGAGCCTATCTCGACAGAAGGGTAAAGAAATCCTGGAACTGAAATGCACTCTGGAGAATAAAACGGATGAG TTGAACAGAGTTCAGGAACAAGTGGCCAGTCTTAAAGCATTGAATGAAAACCACCAAAAACAGAATGAGGACTTAATCCACAAACTGAAAGAA GCCAAGGAGCAGCGGACCACTATAGAGGAAAAGTTCAGAAATGAGCTGAATGCCAACATTAAGCTCTCTAATTTATACAAG GGAGCAGCAGCTGATTCTGAGGCCAAAGGTGAAGAACTAGGTCGCGCTGTAAATGAGTTGCATACTCTGCTGCAAGAGGCAGGGGAAG CCAACAAAGCTCTTGAGGAGAATTTGCAAGAGGCCAATGCTGCTTCGGAAAAGACTGTTGCTGAGCTCAAGGAGAAGATCCAAGTGCTTGAAAAGGAACTGGACAACGCCAATGAGCTCCTTTCTAACTCGAAACTAAGAG GTCCACTTGGCACATCTGTGCTCACTGAGGCGCAAATAACAGTGTCTCCGACAGCCGCTGCTGTGGCAAAGATTAAACCTGGAATGAAGCTCACTGAG ttGTACACTGCCTATGTAGAAAGCCAGGAGCAGCTGCAGATGGAGCGCCTGGAGAACAAGCGGGTCAACAAATATCTCGATGACATCGTGCAAGAAGTGGAAGCAAAGGCTCCcattctgaaacggcaaagggaTGAGCATGAGCGCATGCAGAAATCAGTGGCCAGTCTCTCAGCCAAGCTGGAACAGGCTGTCAAG GAGGTGCACCGCCTGCAAAATGAAGCTGATGAAGCCAACAAGCGTTCCTCTGTTATGGAAAGGGACAATAAAAGGTTTGAACTGCAGCTTGCAGACATGGCTCAGCAG GTGCGTGTCCTCCTTATTGAGCTGGAGGAGGCCAGAGGAAACCCCGTGTTAATTGAGGAGGAGTTGAGCTCTGCGGATGTCAGCAGTACCTCAGAAGTCATTAGTCAACACTTGGTGACCTTCCGCAGCGTGGAAGAGCTACAGAAGCAGAATCAGCGTCTTCTGGTGGCCCTCAGGGATCTCAGTGAAGCCCAAGAGAAAGAAGAGTTGGAAGCCTCTGGCTCCAG GCGCGGTGAAGTGGAGCAGAGTTTGGAGACCACTCTGGCTGAGGTGGAGTCTCTGAGAGAGCAACGCAGCCAGCACGTCAAGATGACCGAGTCCATCATGAGGCAAAGAGACCTGTATCGAGTGCTGTTGGCTCAGGCAACGGGAGTGACCTTCCCTCAGCATG GTACCTCACCGGAGGAACTCATCCTCACATCCACCCCACGCCGTTCACCTGCAGCCACGCCCACCACCGGGACTCCCGCTGCACTCGTCTCCATGGCAACTGATACTGCCGACGCATTGGAGGCCAAGGCAGCCTTGCGACAG TTGCAGGAGGTGTTTTCCTCCAATAAAAAGGAACGACTGGAGAGTGAGAAGGCACTGACCGAGCAGAATGACAAACTCCTGGAGCAGCTCTCAGATCTTCGCTCCCAGAATGCCAAGACGGCAACGCAGTTGGAATTTGCCTCCAAGAG GTATGAGATGTTGCAGGACAATGTCGAGGGCTACAGGAAAGAGATCGCTTCCCTCCGAGAGAAGGAACAGAAAATGGCCTCCGCTACACAGAAGCATGAGCAGACCATCAACACATTAAATGAGGACCTGCGAGCTGCACAGGAAAAACTTGGAATGGCAGAG GGTCTCTCTGAGGGTCTGCGTAAAGAGAGAGACATGTTGAAGCTAGTTGAGTCTAGGTTGAATCAAGAGAAGGATATGATCCTAAGCCAACAACAGAGTCAGAACCTTTTGTTGACCAACCTTCAGGCTATTCAG GCTACACTCGAGCGCTCAGATGCTGACACGCGTCAGCGGCTTAGCAGCCAGCTagagaagcaagagcgagagatCTCTCAGCTACAGAAGAGGTTGGAGCATGAAGTGGAACAGCGCTATTTGCTCAGCAGAAACCAAGAG ATCCAAGTCATGGAAGCAAAGCGGCAACTGGAAACGCAAGTGGCTTTACACCAGAAGACGAAAGAGATGCTGAATGCTGCCGAGATGGAACTCCGCTCCCTCAGGGTGGAGCAAGGTGGCAGCGAACAACGTCACATCCTGGGCTCCCCCTCCACGCCAAAAACTAGAG TTTCAAATCAAGAGCGGGAGGATCTTCAGGGTCGCTTGCTGCAGGCAGAAACACGGGTAGAGCAGTTGGCAGAGAGCCTTAAAGCAGCCACTTCCAGCATGGAGCAATACCGAGCCATGGCTATGAGTCTGGAGGAATCTCTGGAAAAAGAGAAACAG GTCACGGAGCAGGCTTGTGCCTCCATTGAAACTCGTGTGAAGGAGGCTGAGGAGCAGCACCGCGTTCTTGAGGAGAAGCTTCTGGAGGctgagaaagagaaacagaatatAGAAGAACAAAATAGGAAGGCAATGACCTCCCTGAACGAGCAg ATGGATGGGCTTAAAAGGGATCTGATCAGCGCCCAGGCAGAACACCACATGGCACTAGAGCGTTTGTCAACTGCTGAATCCCAGCAGCTGCAGGCTTTACAAGACAGCCAAGTGCAG GCTAAACTGGCAGCCGAAGCACAAGATAAGTATGAGCAGGAGATGATGCTGCATGCTGCGGATGTGAAGGCTATGCAGGATGCCAAGGCTCAGGCCCTGCAAGCAGTCGAGCTCAGACATCAGCTCGAAGAGAGTTCTCAAAGAATCAGCGCCGAGCTCATGGAGTCCAAGATATCCTGGGCGGAGCAGGAAAAGATGCTCAAG GAGGAGATGTCCAAGATAGAAAGCCGCTCTGAAGAGTTGCAGAGGCAGAACACTCTCTTGCATGAACAGATTGAGGCAATGAGtagcaaaatggcagagaatttGCAGCGTGCTTCAAGTGAGAGTCCACTTAACATCTCTCTGACTGAGGAAGGCAAATCTCAAGAACAAGTCCTTGAGATTCTAAG GTTTGTGCGTCGTGAAAAGGAGATTGCAGAGTCTCGTTTTGAGTTTGCTCAAGGGGAGACTTTGCGTTACCGCCTAAGGGTTGAACATCTGGAACACGAACTAAAAGAGGTTCAAGACAGCTTGAGTGCTGCTCGTGAGAGGATGCAG GTGACAGCAAAGACCCTGGCCCAGCATGATGAGCTGATGAAAAAGACTGAAACCATGAGCATTCTGATAGagacaaacaagatgctgcgagAGGAGAAGGACAAATTGGAGAAAGAACTACAGCAGACCCAAGATAAG GTGCAAAAACTGGAGTCGGATGTTTTGCCACTGAAACAGGCAAACAATGAGCTGAGTGAGAAGAGCGGAATGCtacaaatggagaaaaaaatactCGACGAAGAAATCAAGCGCTGGAAGGCTCGGACGCAG catttGGTGAGTCAACAGAAAGATTCCGATCCAGATGAATACAAGCGTCTCCATACAGAGAAGGAAGCGCACCTTAAACGTATTCAGCAGCTCACTGAAGAGAACAGCAGAATCAAAGCAGAGGTTATCAG GTCCAACAATCTCACCACATCCCAGCAAAGCCAAATCCAAAACTTGCTTGATAATTTGAGCAAGATAACTGATGAGAGAAATTTGCTGAAAGAAGAGGTTGTTGCCAAAAGTCTTGACATCCAGGAGAAGGTGAAGATGATTACCCAGGTCAAAAAGCTTGGACGCCGCTACAAGATTCAGTATGATGAGCTCAAGGTAGAACATGACAAG ATTACAGCTGAAGCTGCAGGCTCAAACAAAGAAGAAGAGGCACGTCAAGCCTCGGTTCAGGAACTGCAGGTACTTAAAGATTCTCTTAGCCAAGCTGAAACCAAGATTAAAGACTTGGAGGGACAGCTGGAGAACATTAACAAG GTGGTTGCAGAGCGTGAAATGGAGGTACACAATGCTCAGGAACAATCTTCCAGGCTTCAGACAGAGCTGGGCAGGCTAAGGCAAGAGCTGCAGGACAAAGAGGAGACACTCAAACAGCAAATGGCAGACAAAGTGGAAAAGACCAGGAAGGCCATGCTTTTTGCCAAGCAAAGAATCAACCAGCTCCTGA GCGCTAAAGATGAGCTGCAGAAAGAAAATGAGGAGCTAAAGCAGCGAtttgaggagcagaagcagcaaaGTGACGAGTTAGAGGTGCGCGTAAGCGCTATCAAATCTCAGTACGAGGGACGCTTTAACCGACAAGAGAGAGAGCTGAGAGAACTGCGAGGTCAGCAAGAGAGACAAGACCAAAAAGATGAGTCTTCTGAGGCAGGTCCAAGCAAA CCTCAGGAGCAGCAGAGGAGCACAGAACAGCGACAGATCAGTCTTAAGTCTACGCCAGCTGCAGACAGGGGCAG TGCCAGTGCCTCTGACCCGCCAACTGCCAACATAAAGCCAACACCTGTAGTGGCCACGGCTAGCAAGCAGGCTGTCAACCCAGGGAACAAACCCACTCCAAGGGCAAGCATCAGGCCCATGATCACCCCAGCCACGGTGCCCACTCCAACACCCACCGCTACGGTCATGCCCACAACGCAGGTCGAGACCCAGGAAG CCATGCAGACCACAGAAGGTCCGCCGGTGGAGCACGTGACTGTGTACGGGAGTGCCAGTGGTTCTGTGCGCTCGGCGAGCCCCAACATCCAGACCACCTTGGCCAGCCCCATGCTGAATGTGCAACAAACCCAGACACAAGCCACAGCTTTTGTGCAGCCAACGCAACAGCAAAGCGTCACCCATCCCGAGCCAGTCAGTCAGGAGCCGCCGCCTGTGATCATTGAGGCAACGCAGAGCTCGCAGGTGGAATGGCCTTCAACATCCTCCACCTCTGCTGTCTTCGGAACCG TTTCAGCCACACCAggatcttcttcttcctcctcgttGTCCAAAAGACCCCGTGAAGAAGATGAAAGTAGCAGCACAGTTGTCACAGATACTGAAGCCCCTCAGGAGGACACCTCCAGGGCTCCTGTACCCAAGAAGCTGCGCATTATCCAGAGAGTGGGTCCCGAG GAGGAAATGATGGCTGATGACAGCGCTGAAGCTGAGGGAGTGGTGCCGACAGACAGTCAAGAAGGTGCAGAAGCCAGTCAG ACTGAAGAGCTTGCGGCTCTGGATGAAGATGATGAGAGTGCAGCCTCTCAGTCTACCACCATGCACCAAGAAGTTGCTCTTGCACAGAGTGAAACTCCTGAGCAGCAGCTCGAAGTCATCGTCATCGTAACCGATACGGAGAGTGAGGAAAACCCTGAAGAaggggatgaagaggaggatgagcag GACTACGAAGAGGGcgatgaggaggaagatgacgaggaggaggtggaggaagaagaggaggaagaagacggGGGGATCGGCGAAGACGGAGAGGAGAGTAACGAGGAGAGCGGAGAAGGCAATGAAGCCTACGAAGGAGATGACGCAGAG GGAGTTGACGTAACCGACCCAGGGACAGAGACGGAGGAGAGTTTGGGGGCGTCCGACTCCACCCAGAGGCCAGCAGATTCCCAGACGGCAAGCT TTGAGGCCACCACAATGGAGGCCTTCTCTACCGAACAACCCATCACAAGCTCCGGTATACGTATGCCCCAGTCGCCAAGGAGACCAACACATCCACTTCCCCCCACCCAG ATGTCCCAGCGCATCCCTGCTCGTCGCCAGTCGGCTGGCAGGGTCCCTCAGCTCTCTGGGATCCCCAGCAGTGCT CACCTCATTGACGAAGACGACAGGATGGTACCGAGCGCGCCCACACTGGTGGTGCCGCACCGCTCGGACAGTTTTGACCAGGCTGTCCA CAGCTCTCCCCAAATGACTGCAAGGACCTTCCGTTTCGGCCAATCGGACGAAGTGCCGCAGACCAGCTCAGATCTCGGCCAGCTTGCAGCCCAAGGAG GTCTTGGGATGTTTGACAGCCCCATGTTCCTCACATCTCACGAGGAGGAGTCTGACAGCTATAGCGTGCCCACCACACAGCTTCAAGTGACAGCCCCAG TCTTCTCTGACGCCGTTCCGTCAGATGCAGCAGAGCAGGCCTCTCAGTCGGTTCCCATGGTGAGCACGTCCACTCCCGGCATACTTGCACCAGGCACCGCCAGTACAAGCGAGGAACGAGACGACGTCTTCCTTGAGTCCGACCCCGATAA TTCCAGGCCCAGTGCCGAGAGTTCGGTGGACGCTGTGGTATCTCAGGATGATTTGGTGGAACCCAGTCAGCCTTCCGACACAGCCAGCCTGCCGTCCACCAGCCAGGAGCCTTCGTCCAGCTCTGCAG ATACGAGCAGCGCTCCGACCAGGGCTGCACCAAGCAGACAGCTGCAACGTTGGCCAGGGAGCCGAGGTGGGCGCGCCAAGAGAGGAG GTCAAGCGTTTCCTTCCCGAGGAGTCCATGGCAGACGCATTGCCAGGTGA